A genomic stretch from Thermoleophilaceae bacterium includes:
- the lspA gene encoding signal peptidase II codes for MLVALGATVALDQVTKAIIVANVERGQDINVFLALDITNVRNTGVAFGAFAGAAVPIVAASALALTGLLAYFALNLRERWLWLPVGAILGGAIANLADRAREGAVIDFIDPLGWPAFNVADIAIVLGVLGLLYVVDSPRRRGED; via the coding sequence ATGCTGGTCGCGCTCGGCGCCACCGTCGCGCTCGACCAGGTCACGAAGGCCATCATCGTGGCCAACGTCGAGCGCGGGCAGGACATCAACGTCTTCCTGGCCCTCGACATCACCAACGTGCGCAACACGGGTGTGGCGTTCGGGGCGTTCGCGGGTGCCGCCGTCCCGATCGTGGCGGCCAGCGCTCTGGCGCTGACCGGCCTGCTGGCCTACTTCGCCCTCAACCTGCGGGAACGCTGGCTGTGGCTTCCGGTGGGCGCGATACTCGGGGGCGCCATCGCCAACCTGGCGGACCGCGCGCGGGAGGGGGCCGTGATCGACTTCATCGACCCCCTGGGCTGGCCGGCGTTCAACGTCGCGGACATCGCGATCGTGCTCGGGGTGCTGGGCCTGCTCTACGTCGTGGACTCTCCGCGGAGGCGCGGTGAGGACTGA
- a CDS encoding cell division protein SepF translates to MALRDTWHRALVYFGLAEEDGGYRDEPDPEPEAELEDRYRERPNVRRLQSRRRRDEIDDIFADEPRGATRVTSVLRPVEGNGRASGAQVHLVVPKSFNDAQQIADQFKDAIPVILNLQGTENDLSKRLIDFASGLTYALDGGMQRIADKVFLLTPRNVEVSAEERARLIEKGFFNQS, encoded by the coding sequence ATGGCGCTGCGCGACACATGGCACCGGGCACTCGTCTACTTCGGCCTCGCCGAGGAGGACGGGGGCTATCGCGACGAGCCCGATCCCGAGCCCGAGGCGGAGCTCGAGGACCGCTACCGCGAGCGTCCCAACGTCCGCCGCCTGCAGAGCCGCCGGAGGCGGGACGAGATCGACGACATCTTCGCCGACGAGCCGCGCGGCGCCACGCGGGTCACCAGCGTCCTGCGCCCGGTGGAGGGCAATGGCCGCGCCAGCGGCGCGCAGGTGCACCTCGTGGTGCCCAAGAGCTTCAACGACGCCCAGCAGATCGCGGACCAGTTCAAGGACGCGATCCCGGTCATCCTCAATCTCCAGGGCACCGAGAACGACCTCTCCAAGCGCCTGATCGACTTCGCCTCCGGCCTCACCTACGCGCTCGACGGAGGCATGCAGCGGATCGCCGACAAGGTCTTCCTGCTCACGCCGCGCAACGTCGAGGTCTCGGCGGAAGAGCGCGCACGCCTCATCGAGAAGGGCTTCTTCAACCAGTCCTGA
- a CDS encoding alpha/beta hydrolase, translating into MPGSQMFQANSGPVILAGEAAGSGAAIVLLHGLTATRRYVVMGSRLLERNGFRVVAYDARGHGESSPAPDPAAYGYANLTADLAAVLDHHGLDSAVLAGSSMGAHTAAAFALAHPGRVAALVLVTPASTGEPSADLGEWDALADGLERDGVDGFLAAWTPAVGGRWLDTVHTVARQRLERHRDLRAVADALRAVPRSVPFEGLDALTRIDAPALVVGSRDEADPGHPLAVAQDWAERLPRGELALEERGSSPLAWQGAQLSRAMLAFLEGVAPGS; encoded by the coding sequence ATGCCCGGATCCCAAATGTTCCAAGCGAACTCCGGTCCCGTCATCCTCGCCGGAGAGGCCGCCGGCTCGGGCGCGGCCATCGTGCTCCTGCACGGCCTGACCGCTACCCGCCGCTACGTGGTGATGGGCTCGCGACTGCTCGAGCGGAATGGCTTTCGGGTGGTGGCCTACGACGCGCGCGGCCACGGAGAGTCCTCCCCCGCACCCGATCCGGCGGCCTACGGATACGCGAACCTGACCGCCGATCTGGCCGCCGTGCTCGACCACCACGGGCTGGACTCCGCGGTGCTCGCCGGCAGCTCCATGGGCGCCCACACCGCCGCCGCGTTCGCCCTGGCCCATCCCGGGCGCGTGGCGGCGCTGGTGCTCGTGACGCCGGCCTCCACCGGTGAGCCCTCCGCGGACCTGGGCGAGTGGGACGCTCTGGCCGACGGCCTGGAGCGGGACGGGGTGGACGGCTTCCTCGCGGCCTGGACGCCCGCCGTGGGCGGGCGCTGGCTCGACACCGTGCACACCGTGGCCCGCCAGCGGCTGGAGCGCCACCGCGACCTCCGCGCGGTGGCGGACGCGCTGCGCGCCGTGCCCCGCTCGGTGCCCTTCGAGGGCCTGGACGCCCTCACGCGGATCGACGCGCCCGCACTGGTGGTGGGCAGCCGCGACGAGGCCGACCCCGGACATCCTCTCGCCGTGGCCCAGGACTGGGCGGAGCGGCTGCCGCGCGGTGAGCTGGCGCTGGAGGAGCGGGGCTCCTCGCCGCTCGCCTGGCAGGGCGCACAGCTCTCGCGCGCGATGCTCGCGTTCCTCGAGGGCGTGGCGCCGGGCAGCTAG
- the tsf gene encoding translation elongation factor Ts, which translates to MTDISARDVKALRDRTGAGMMDCKKALQEAGGDVDKAVEILRVKGQAQAAKRGERTASEGLVQSYIHATGRIGVLVEIDCETDFVARNEDFTAFARDVALHIAAANPLYVAPDDVPDEVREAELRILEEQAAESGKPEEVRRKMAEGRLRKWLEEVVLLSQQHVNADKHDGKTIEDLRAQTSAKTGENVVIRRFSRFAVGEA; encoded by the coding sequence GTGACCGACATCTCCGCCAGGGACGTCAAGGCCCTCCGGGACCGCACGGGCGCGGGCATGATGGACTGCAAGAAGGCCCTGCAGGAGGCCGGCGGCGACGTGGACAAGGCAGTCGAGATCCTGCGCGTGAAGGGCCAGGCCCAGGCCGCCAAGCGCGGCGAGCGGACGGCCTCGGAAGGCCTCGTTCAGAGCTACATCCACGCCACCGGCAGGATCGGCGTGCTCGTGGAGATCGACTGCGAGACCGACTTCGTGGCGCGCAACGAGGACTTCACGGCGTTCGCCAGGGACGTGGCGCTCCACATCGCCGCCGCCAACCCGCTGTACGTGGCGCCGGATGACGTGCCGGACGAGGTCCGCGAGGCGGAGCTGCGCATCCTCGAGGAGCAGGCCGCCGAGTCCGGCAAGCCCGAGGAGGTGCGGCGCAAGATGGCCGAGGGCCGGCTGCGCAAGTGGCTCGAGGAGGTCGTCCTGCTCTCACAGCAGCACGTGAACGCCGACAAGCACGACGGCAAGACGATCGAGGACCTGCGCGCACAGACCTCGGCGAAGACGGGCGAGAACGTGGTCATCCGCCGCTTCTCGCGCTTCGCGGTCGGAGAAGCGTAG
- the frr gene encoding ribosome recycling factor, translating into MIEELLEDAADRMLKSVESTRHEFSTVRTGRASPQLLDRVDVDYYGARTPLKQLSTISASEARLLTITPYDKSSIKSIEKAILESDVGLTPSNDGNVIRLAIPEPTEERRRELVKVVHNIAEEGRVAIRNIRRDVMHDLRELKSEGDVGSDDEHRAETQLQKLTDDRIGEIDGSLAGKEQEILEV; encoded by the coding sequence ATGATCGAGGAGCTCCTGGAGGACGCGGCAGACCGGATGCTGAAGTCCGTCGAGTCCACCCGCCACGAGTTCTCGACGGTGCGCACGGGGCGTGCCTCGCCGCAGCTGCTCGACCGCGTGGACGTCGATTACTACGGGGCGCGCACGCCGCTCAAGCAGCTGTCCACCATCTCCGCCTCCGAGGCGCGGCTGCTCACCATCACGCCGTATGACAAGTCCTCGATCAAGTCGATCGAGAAGGCCATCCTGGAGTCCGACGTCGGGCTCACGCCGTCCAACGACGGCAACGTCATCCGGCTGGCCATCCCGGAGCCCACGGAGGAGCGCCGCAGGGAGCTGGTCAAGGTCGTGCACAACATCGCGGAGGAGGGCCGCGTGGCCATCCGCAACATCCGCCGCGACGTGATGCACGACCTGCGCGAGCTCAAGAGCGAGGGCGACGTGGGCTCCGACGACGAGCACCGCGCCGAGACGCAGCTGCAGAAGCTCACGGACGACCGGATCGGCGAGATCGACGGATCGCTCGCCGGCAAGGAACAAGAGATCCTGGAAGTGTGA
- a CDS encoding YggT family protein, translating into MSNLLLAAVTRDDVADYVNTLLLVYIVLIFIRIIMSWIPRIPYHRVLDAVLKFVKDVTDPYLNLFRRFIPLVKLGPGALDVSPIVATFVLIIVGQGIIVPLIRG; encoded by the coding sequence ATGAGCAACCTGCTCCTGGCCGCGGTCACGCGCGATGACGTCGCGGACTACGTCAACACGCTCCTGCTCGTCTACATCGTCCTGATCTTCATCCGGATCATCATGAGCTGGATCCCGCGCATTCCCTACCACCGCGTGCTGGACGCGGTGCTCAAGTTCGTCAAGGACGTCACGGACCCCTACCTCAACCTGTTCCGGCGCTTCATCCCCCTCGTGAAGCTCGGCCCCGGCGCGCTCGACGTCAGCCCGATCGTGGCCACGTTCGTCCTGATCATCGTGGGCCAGGGGATCATCGTCCCGCTCATCCGGGGCTGA
- a CDS encoding PP2C family protein-serine/threonine phosphatase: MGRRSATTDSQRRGFRALPAPARAYVGGVLVAAAAVATFASITDVHGDSELPLLVLLAFFCAGTNLFEIFMPGHWSFQPNLLFFFAGAILLPPWGVAVLAVACFLPAYVVNRKKRPASFPWYKVAFNIANYLLAGLAAHAIANAGASVPAMADTDLIAVLDLLGAAAAFALINHGLIVIAVWQAGERSIRTTARQLRDGLPLDTALCLTGACFAVLWDAAPALVILSPGPALLVYRALRTPLLTRAADELRDEVGVLQAALLPTVPRRVGALELSVAYRPAEGPGAGGDFYDLVELDRERAAIVLGDVSGHGRDALSRSALMRYTLRAYLEAGLDPRSALAVAGRALETELGEDFTTVVVAVHDPAAGTLTCASAGHPPPIVLGDDAYEPVTPCSAPPIGVGVPTGVRQTTLPLRAGTVACFYTDGVTDAHVGGRALGRERLARRVAALKAGAGAESLISRIAKGGGAARDDMAACVIRVLSGPTDPAATIEELDCSPEELDGDLPERFLTACGLPASEIAAALGPARAAASAAGRGALLRVQVAPGPPRLEVLGERHETAARLARRRLSRRRSERPAIPDPETTLGAEL; encoded by the coding sequence TTGGGACGTCGCTCAGCCACCACGGACTCGCAGCGCCGCGGGTTCCGCGCGCTTCCCGCACCGGCCCGTGCATACGTGGGCGGTGTCCTCGTCGCGGCCGCCGCGGTCGCCACCTTCGCCTCCATCACCGACGTCCACGGCGACTCGGAGCTGCCCCTCCTCGTCCTCCTCGCGTTCTTCTGCGCCGGGACCAACCTCTTCGAGATCTTCATGCCGGGGCACTGGTCGTTCCAGCCCAACCTGCTCTTCTTCTTCGCAGGGGCGATCCTGCTCCCGCCGTGGGGCGTGGCCGTGCTCGCGGTGGCGTGCTTCCTGCCGGCATACGTCGTCAACCGCAAGAAGCGTCCCGCCAGCTTCCCCTGGTACAAGGTCGCGTTCAACATCGCCAACTACCTGCTGGCGGGGCTCGCTGCGCACGCGATCGCCAACGCGGGCGCCAGCGTCCCGGCGATGGCCGACACCGATCTCATCGCCGTGCTCGACCTGCTCGGCGCCGCCGCGGCGTTCGCCCTCATCAACCACGGGCTCATCGTGATCGCGGTCTGGCAGGCCGGCGAGCGCTCGATCAGGACCACGGCGCGCCAGCTGCGCGACGGCCTGCCGCTGGACACCGCGCTGTGCCTCACCGGCGCCTGCTTCGCGGTGCTGTGGGACGCGGCGCCCGCGCTGGTGATCCTGTCGCCGGGCCCTGCGCTGCTCGTGTACCGCGCCCTGCGCACGCCGCTGCTCACCCGCGCGGCCGACGAACTGCGCGACGAGGTCGGCGTGCTCCAGGCGGCGCTGCTGCCCACGGTCCCGCGCCGGGTCGGCGCGCTCGAGCTTTCGGTGGCCTACCGTCCCGCCGAGGGCCCGGGCGCGGGCGGCGACTTCTACGACCTGGTCGAGCTGGACCGCGAGCGCGCGGCGATCGTGCTCGGCGACGTCTCGGGGCACGGGCGGGACGCCCTCTCGCGCTCCGCCCTCATGCGCTACACCCTCCGCGCCTACCTGGAGGCCGGCCTCGACCCGCGCTCGGCGCTCGCGGTTGCCGGCCGGGCGCTCGAGACCGAGCTGGGAGAGGACTTCACGACCGTCGTGGTGGCGGTCCACGATCCCGCGGCGGGCACGCTCACCTGCGCCAGCGCCGGCCATCCGCCGCCGATCGTCCTCGGCGACGACGCCTACGAGCCCGTCACCCCCTGCTCCGCGCCCCCCATCGGCGTGGGCGTGCCCACGGGAGTGCGGCAGACGACCCTGCCCCTTCGCGCGGGCACGGTCGCGTGCTTCTACACCGACGGCGTCACGGATGCGCATGTGGGCGGCAGAGCGCTGGGGCGTGAGCGTCTGGCGCGCCGCGTGGCCGCGCTGAAGGCGGGCGCCGGCGCGGAGTCGCTGATCTCCCGGATCGCAAAGGGCGGCGGGGCCGCGCGCGACGACATGGCCGCCTGCGTCATCCGCGTTCTGTCCGGGCCCACGGATCCCGCTGCGACGATCGAGGAGCTCGATTGCAGTCCCGAGGAGCTGGACGGAGACCTCCCCGAGCGCTTCCTCACCGCGTGCGGGCTGCCGGCGTCCGAGATCGCCGCGGCACTCGGCCCCGCCCGCGCGGCGGCGTCCGCGGCGGGCCGCGGGGCGCTGCTCCGCGTGCAGGTCGCTCCGGGGCCCCCGCGCCTGGAGGTGCTCGGCGAGCGCCATGAGACCGCCGCGCGGCTCGCCCGGCGGCGTCTCTCGCGCCGCCGCAGCGAGCGGCCCGCCATCCCCGACCCCGAGACCACATTGGGAGCCGAGCTGTGA
- the proC gene encoding pyrroline-5-carboxylate reductase has translation MVLGLIGAGNMASALARGFGEPVLVADALPARAEALAAEVGGEALASNAEVASRADVVLLAHKPAQLADVSAEIEPRAVASILGGTKVADVEQAYPGRPVYRFLPNIPAEVRRGVTCYVPGRRAADGPEAELVGLFERVGAVVRLDEALVEPAMALMSCGPAFLALVVEAMVDAGVHHGLPAPEARTLTLETMAGTAAMLDELDIEPHELRRRVTSPGGSTARGLAALEAGGLRTAFHDAVAAVAGGAR, from the coding sequence ATGGTTCTCGGGCTCATCGGCGCCGGCAACATGGCCTCCGCGCTGGCGCGGGGGTTCGGCGAGCCGGTGCTCGTGGCCGACGCCCTGCCCGCGCGAGCCGAGGCGCTGGCCGCCGAGGTCGGGGGCGAGGCGCTGGCCTCCAACGCGGAGGTGGCCTCCCGGGCCGATGTCGTGCTGCTGGCCCACAAGCCGGCGCAGCTCGCGGACGTGTCCGCCGAGATCGAGCCCAGGGCCGTGGCGTCCATCCTCGGCGGCACGAAGGTCGCGGATGTCGAGCAGGCCTACCCCGGCCGGCCCGTGTATCGCTTCCTGCCCAACATCCCGGCGGAGGTGCGCCGCGGGGTCACCTGCTACGTGCCCGGCCGGCGGGCGGCGGACGGGCCCGAGGCGGAGCTGGTCGGGCTGTTCGAGCGGGTCGGAGCCGTGGTGCGCCTGGACGAGGCGCTGGTGGAGCCCGCGATGGCGCTCATGAGCTGCGGCCCGGCGTTCCTCGCTCTGGTGGTGGAGGCGATGGTCGACGCGGGAGTTCACCACGGGCTGCCGGCACCCGAGGCGCGCACGCTCACCCTGGAGACGATGGCCGGCACGGCCGCGATGCTCGACGAGCTCGACATCGAGCCGCACGAGCTGCGCCGGCGCGTCACCTCGCCCGGGGGCTCCACGGCGCGCGGCCTGGCCGCGCTGGAGGCCGGGGGCCTGCGCACGGCGTTCCACGACGCCGTGGCCGCGGTGGCCGGAGGCGCGCGATGA
- the pyrH gene encoding UMP kinase, which produces MAGGPVFGRILLKLSGEALMGELPFGTDPDRIRAIATQVKHVAERGVEVAVVVGGGNIYRGLQGAAEGMDRATGDYMGMLATVLNALALQDAMEKLEVHSRVQSAITIAEVAEPYIRRRAIRHLEKKRVVIFAAGTGNPFFTTDTAAALRAVEIHAETILMGKNGVEGVYDADPRIHPDARFLPEITHHEAIEQRLAVMDTNALVLCRDHELPIHVFNMDDERNIDRIVCGERVGTVVST; this is translated from the coding sequence ATGGCGGGCGGGCCCGTCTTCGGCCGGATACTGCTCAAGCTCTCCGGCGAGGCGCTGATGGGCGAGCTGCCCTTCGGCACCGATCCCGACCGCATCCGCGCCATCGCCACGCAGGTCAAGCACGTGGCCGAGCGCGGCGTGGAGGTGGCCGTCGTGGTGGGCGGGGGCAACATCTACCGCGGCCTGCAGGGCGCCGCCGAGGGCATGGACCGCGCCACCGGCGACTACATGGGCATGCTCGCCACCGTGCTCAACGCGCTGGCGCTGCAGGACGCGATGGAGAAGCTCGAGGTCCACTCCCGCGTCCAGTCGGCGATCACGATCGCCGAGGTGGCCGAGCCCTACATCCGCCGCCGCGCCATCCGCCATCTGGAGAAGAAGCGCGTCGTGATCTTCGCCGCCGGCACGGGCAATCCATTCTTCACCACCGACACCGCCGCGGCCCTGCGGGCCGTGGAGATCCACGCCGAGACCATCCTGATGGGCAAGAACGGGGTGGAGGGCGTCTACGACGCCGATCCCCGCATCCATCCCGATGCGCGCTTCCTGCCCGAGATCACCCACCACGAGGCCATCGAGCAGCGTCTCGCCGTGATGGACACCAACGCGCTGGTGCTGTGCCGCGACCACGAGCTGCCGATCCACGTCTTCAACATGGATGACGAGCGCAACATCGACCGGATAGTGTGCGGCGAGCGCGTGGGGACCGTGGTGTCGACATGA
- a CDS encoding ATP-binding protein: MVREAGLVSPQAVRLRPAVRVELAPDLMAPGRARRALERLNHGVGPDTIERLKLLVSELVTNSVVHAGLSDRDRIAVAVAMAPNSVRVEVCDNGPGFDLPPAPDIDDVRGRGLLLVEAVSDRWGVTRGEPTRVWFEIDSG, from the coding sequence ATGGTCCGCGAGGCCGGGCTGGTGAGCCCGCAGGCGGTGCGACTCCGGCCCGCGGTGCGCGTGGAGCTCGCGCCCGACCTCATGGCGCCCGGCCGTGCCCGGCGGGCGCTGGAGCGGCTCAACCACGGGGTGGGCCCCGACACGATCGAGCGCCTGAAGCTCCTCGTGAGCGAGCTCGTGACCAACAGCGTCGTGCACGCGGGGCTGTCGGATCGTGACCGCATCGCCGTGGCCGTGGCCATGGCCCCGAACTCGGTGCGGGTCGAGGTGTGTGACAACGGCCCGGGATTCGACCTGCCTCCGGCGCCGGACATCGACGACGTCCGCGGACGTGGCCTGCTGCTCGTGGAGGCCGTCTCGGATCGCTGGGGCGTGACCCGCGGCGAGCCCACCCGCGTCTGGTTCGAGATCGACTCCGGCTAG
- a CDS encoding RluA family pseudouridine synthase, translating into MRTEPAEILAGEGDAGERLDVVLVSHAAAASRSEAQRLIAAGRVAVDGELRAKRHRVAAGERISVARAQEPAGGLESEAVPYELVHEDEHLLVVDKPAGVVVHPGAGHAAPTLAGALRAQGAAGGSDPGRAGIVHRLDRDTSGLLVVARSEEMHAALAAMIRERQVERGYLALVEGRPDAASGTIDAAVGRDRSRRTLMSTRTDRPRSARTHFQIEEPLPRTTLLQVRLETGRTHQIRAHLAAIGHPVCGDDRYGGGTSGARLGLTRQFLHSARLVFRHPATGESLACESKLPADLRRTLGVARREPVSGGPDGG; encoded by the coding sequence GTGAGGACTGAGCCGGCCGAGATCCTCGCCGGCGAGGGCGACGCGGGGGAGCGGCTCGACGTCGTGCTCGTGAGCCATGCCGCAGCGGCGTCGCGGTCGGAGGCGCAGCGCCTGATCGCCGCCGGGCGCGTCGCGGTGGACGGCGAGCTCCGGGCCAAGCGGCATCGCGTTGCGGCCGGCGAGCGCATCTCGGTGGCGCGGGCGCAGGAGCCCGCCGGCGGGCTCGAGAGCGAGGCCGTGCCCTACGAGCTCGTGCACGAGGACGAACACCTGCTCGTGGTGGACAAGCCGGCGGGCGTCGTCGTCCATCCCGGCGCGGGCCACGCGGCCCCGACGCTCGCGGGCGCGCTGCGCGCCCAAGGGGCGGCGGGGGGGAGCGATCCCGGCCGGGCGGGGATCGTGCACCGGCTCGACCGCGACACGTCAGGGCTGCTGGTCGTGGCGCGCTCCGAGGAGATGCACGCCGCCCTCGCGGCCATGATCCGCGAGCGGCAGGTGGAGCGCGGGTACCTGGCCCTCGTGGAGGGCCGTCCCGACGCCGCCAGCGGCACGATCGACGCCGCCGTCGGCCGGGACCGCTCCCGGCGCACTCTGATGTCCACGCGCACGGACCGCCCGCGCAGCGCGCGGACGCACTTCCAGATCGAGGAGCCGCTGCCCCGGACCACGCTGCTGCAGGTGCGGCTGGAGACCGGGCGCACCCATCAGATCCGCGCGCATCTGGCGGCCATCGGCCACCCGGTCTGCGGCGACGACAGGTACGGGGGAGGCACGAGCGGCGCGCGGCTTGGGCTAACGCGCCAATTTCTCCACAGCGCGCGTTTGGTGTTTCGACACCCCGCAACCGGGGAATCACTGGCCTGCGAGTCCAAACTACCCGCCGACCTGCGCCGCACGCTCGGCGTGGCCCGGCGGGAGCCAGTCTCCGGAGGGCCAGACGGAGGCTGA
- a CDS encoding S8 family serine peptidase codes for MTHALNRFPGIDARRAMALLGGLLALAVALAAATPAGERAPAAPAAPAALSPALAQIVVDQPDRRVEVIVQFEAGTGLEEARALMRGAGGRVTAEAALIHGLAGTMTAGAASRLAGEPSVRAVSPNAEVRPSGLDADDLATSFNTTIRSEKAWKHATGRGVGVAVIDTGVAGGLPDFRRSAGDHSSRVVASAVVHPGATTAADLHGHGTHVAGLIAGDAGARDPGDEHRGRYAGVAPGAHLVSIKVADDEGRTTVLDVIIGLQFAVERKDEYGIRVANLSLTSDVAESPRTDPLAAAVEQAWLGGIVVVAAAGNRGAAGDAVAYAPANDPYAITAGGIDDRGTGQRGDDVLASWSSRGTTQDGVRKPDVLAPGARMVSTFSPGSAFGGLCGACLVGGEYFRAGGTSMAAAVVSGAAAVLLEGHPGWTPDQVKGALVNTQRGIGGGLRELALDKASKAKGKQLEANAGLTPNEAIDPATGRYREGTPQASWSASWSASWSRASGSLQASWSAASWSCDCGGGQREANPAASWSASWSARPGW; via the coding sequence GTGACCCACGCCCTGAACCGCTTCCCGGGAATCGACGCCCGCCGCGCCATGGCGCTGCTGGGCGGGCTGCTCGCGCTCGCCGTCGCACTCGCGGCCGCCACGCCGGCAGGTGAGCGCGCCCCCGCGGCGCCCGCCGCCCCGGCCGCCCTGTCGCCTGCCCTCGCGCAGATCGTGGTGGATCAACCTGACCGGCGTGTCGAGGTCATCGTCCAGTTCGAGGCGGGCACCGGGCTCGAGGAGGCCCGCGCCCTCATGCGCGGGGCAGGCGGGCGCGTGACGGCCGAGGCCGCCCTCATCCACGGACTCGCCGGCACCATGACCGCCGGCGCCGCCTCCCGGCTGGCCGGCGAGCCGTCCGTTCGCGCGGTCTCGCCCAACGCGGAGGTCCGCCCGAGCGGGCTCGACGCCGACGACCTCGCCACCAGCTTCAACACCACGATCAGGTCCGAGAAGGCGTGGAAGCACGCCACCGGCCGCGGCGTGGGCGTCGCCGTGATCGACACCGGCGTCGCCGGCGGCCTGCCGGACTTCCGCCGCTCGGCCGGCGACCACTCCTCGCGGGTCGTGGCATCCGCAGTGGTCCATCCCGGCGCCACCACCGCGGCGGACCTGCACGGGCACGGCACGCACGTGGCGGGCCTGATCGCCGGAGACGCCGGCGCCCGTGATCCCGGCGACGAGCACCGCGGCCGCTACGCCGGCGTGGCGCCCGGGGCGCACCTCGTCTCGATCAAGGTCGCGGACGACGAGGGGCGCACGACGGTCCTCGACGTGATCATCGGCCTCCAGTTCGCCGTGGAGCGCAAGGACGAGTACGGCATCCGGGTGGCCAACCTCTCGCTCACATCGGACGTCGCCGAATCCCCCCGCACCGATCCGCTGGCCGCCGCCGTCGAACAGGCGTGGCTGGGTGGCATCGTGGTCGTGGCCGCCGCCGGCAACCGCGGGGCCGCGGGCGACGCCGTGGCCTACGCGCCCGCCAACGACCCGTACGCCATCACGGCCGGCGGCATCGACGACCGCGGCACCGGCCAACGCGGCGACGACGTCCTGGCCTCCTGGTCCAGCCGCGGCACGACCCAGGATGGGGTGCGCAAGCCCGACGTGCTGGCCCCGGGCGCGCGCATGGTCTCCACGTTCTCGCCGGGCAGCGCGTTCGGGGGGCTCTGCGGCGCCTGCCTGGTGGGCGGCGAGTACTTCCGCGCCGGGGGCACCTCGATGGCGGCCGCCGTCGTGTCCGGAGCCGCCGCCGTCCTGCTCGAAGGCCACCCGGGCTGGACCCCGGATCAGGTCAAGGGCGCACTCGTGAACACACAGCGGGGCATCGGCGGCGGCCTGCGCGAGCTAGCCCTGGACAAGGCTTCGAAGGCCAAGGGCAAGCAGCTCGAGGCCAACGCCGGCCTCACGCCGAACGAGGCCATCGACCCGGCCACGGGGCGCTATCGCGAGGGCACGCCACAGGCCAGCTGGAGCGCCAGCTGGAGCGCGAGCTGGAGCCGCGCCAGCGGGTCCCTGCAGGCAAGCTGGAGCGCCGCGAGCTGGAGCTGCGACTGCGGCGGCGGGCAGCGGGAGGCCAATCCCGCCGCGAGCTGGAGTGCCTCATGGTCCGCGAGGCCGGGCTGGTGA
- the rpsB gene encoding 30S ribosomal protein S2, which produces MTQVGIKELLEAGVHFGHQTRRWNPKMRRFIFGERGGIHIIDLQKTERLLAAAQEFASDIAARGGTVLFVGTKKQARDAVREAAEGAGMPYVNQRWLGGLLTNFQTISKRIKRLHELTDWRESGTMELLPTRERIAAESEREKLEMNLGGVRNLERPPAAVFVVDLKTEVIAVREAVRLNIPIIGLVDTNCDPGPVSYVIPGNDDAIRSCKVVVDAIGDVVAERADRFRVEEEERRRREEEERARREAEEQARREAEEQARREEEEQARRETAEREQAAQAQAAGQPPAAAPEQQAPDSPGEGR; this is translated from the coding sequence GTGACCCAGGTAGGCATCAAGGAGCTGCTGGAGGCCGGCGTGCATTTCGGCCACCAGACACGCCGCTGGAACCCGAAGATGCGCCGCTTCATCTTCGGCGAGCGCGGCGGGATCCACATCATCGACCTGCAGAAGACCGAGCGCCTGCTGGCCGCGGCCCAGGAGTTCGCGTCCGACATCGCCGCCCGCGGCGGCACGGTCCTGTTCGTGGGCACGAAGAAGCAGGCGCGCGACGCCGTCCGGGAGGCCGCCGAGGGGGCGGGCATGCCGTACGTGAACCAGCGCTGGCTCGGCGGGCTGCTCACGAACTTCCAGACCATCTCGAAGCGGATCAAGCGCCTCCACGAGCTCACGGACTGGCGCGAGAGCGGCACGATGGAGCTGCTGCCCACGCGCGAGCGCATCGCGGCGGAGTCCGAGCGCGAGAAGCTCGAGATGAACCTCGGTGGCGTCCGCAACCTCGAGCGCCCGCCGGCGGCCGTGTTCGTCGTGGACCTCAAGACCGAGGTCATCGCCGTGCGCGAGGCGGTCCGGCTCAACATCCCGATCATCGGCCTGGTGGACACCAACTGCGACCCCGGTCCGGTGAGCTACGTGATCCCCGGCAACGACGACGCCATCCGCTCGTGCAAGGTGGTGGTGGATGCGATCGGCGACGTGGTGGCCGAGCGCGCCGACCGCTTCCGCGTCGAGGAGGAGGAGCGCCGGCGCCGTGAGGAGGAGGAGCGCGCCCGCCGCGAGGCCGAGGAGCAGGCTCGCCGGGAGGCCGAGGAGCAGGCTCGGCGCGAGGAGGAGGAGCAGGCCCGCCGCGAGACGGCAGAGCGCGAGCAGGCCGCGCAGGCGCAGGCCGCCGGCCAGCCGCCGGCCGCCGCCCCCGAGCAGCAGGCGCCGGATTCCCCCGGGGAGGGCCGGTGA